Proteins encoded within one genomic window of Brockia lithotrophica:
- a CDS encoding ABC transporter permease → MDRGLAVLYRKELADHIHSLRSLVLAALVALTSLASLFTAAQALRAVVPTAKDPSAVSVFLIAVSSGANNLPSLASFVGFLAPLLGLGMSFDAISSERNRRTLLRLLAQPIYRDDVILAKWLAALTVVGVFFFALGVLVVGLAIFFFGVPPEGEELLRFFTYLAATVVYVAVWISFGVLLSLLFRQPSTAILIGLAAWLYFVLFHPLLVNLFVPVDEGAPPNVQLRQFAWHQGLLRLSPVELYQEVATALLTPEVRTLGPLTLGQLVGAVPTPLPYSQSLILVLPHVVVLFALAAALFALSFAYFMRQDITGRE, encoded by the coding sequence ATGGACCGCGGCCTGGCCGTGCTCTACCGCAAAGAACTCGCCGACCACATCCACAGCCTTCGCTCCCTCGTGCTCGCCGCCCTCGTCGCCCTCACGTCCCTCGCCTCCCTCTTCACCGCCGCCCAAGCGCTGCGCGCGGTCGTCCCTACAGCCAAAGACCCTTCCGCCGTTTCCGTCTTTCTCATCGCCGTGAGTTCGGGTGCAAACAACCTCCCCTCGCTCGCGTCCTTCGTCGGCTTTTTGGCACCCCTCCTCGGACTCGGCATGAGCTTCGACGCCATTAGCTCGGAACGCAACCGCAGAACGCTCCTTCGCCTCCTCGCCCAACCCATCTATCGGGACGACGTGATCCTCGCGAAGTGGCTCGCCGCGCTTACCGTCGTAGGCGTGTTCTTCTTCGCGCTGGGAGTACTCGTCGTAGGCCTCGCGATCTTCTTCTTCGGCGTGCCGCCGGAGGGTGAGGAACTCCTCCGCTTCTTCACGTACCTAGCCGCGACGGTCGTGTACGTTGCGGTGTGGATTTCTTTCGGCGTGCTCCTCTCTCTCCTCTTTCGCCAGCCTTCCACGGCGATCCTCATCGGCCTCGCCGCGTGGCTCTACTTCGTCCTCTTCCATCCCCTTCTCGTCAACCTCTTCGTCCCTGTAGACGAGGGAGCCCCCCCAAACGTACAACTTCGGCAGTTCGCCTGGCATCAAGGGTTGCTCCGCCTCTCCCCAGTGGAACTTTACCAGGAAGTTGCCACCGCACTTCTCACGCCGGAAGTCCGCACCTTGGGGCCGCTCACCCTCGGCCAGCTCGTCGGTGCGGTCCCCACCCCGCTTCCGTATTCCCAGAGCCTAATCCTCGTCCTTCCACACGTCGTCGTCCTCTTCGCTCTCGCCGCGGCCCTCTTTGCCCTCTCCTTTGCCTACTTCATGCGTCAGGACATCACGGGAAGGGAATAG
- a CDS encoding PhoU domain-containing protein — protein MEDDLRSEVHGLLLAQLRLAKRAVEGATVATLREDRELARRMADEEESLGENARRLEELALRALRMGKHPEREARWWITAGKLARSLRRLGQYGVFMARRLSEAGTNRPSGEADAAFPRYVRSLLRAAEEIVEAFLVAEATPLLRVHEEGRTFGFPAEGEDLPGAYGTFLVCAREVVTEMYEDVRAYLAEAGRTEAGGIPLFPSRDVLTHEVGKGEGKEGRGESEEDDDVWKDED, from the coding sequence GTGGAAGACGACTTGCGGAGTGAGGTTCACGGACTCCTCCTCGCCCAACTCCGGTTGGCGAAGCGCGCCGTGGAAGGGGCGACGGTGGCGACCCTCCGCGAGGACCGCGAGCTCGCCCGGCGGATGGCGGACGAAGAGGAGTCTCTGGGGGAAAACGCGCGGAGGTTGGAGGAACTCGCCCTCCGCGCGTTACGTATGGGGAAACATCCGGAGAGGGAGGCCCGGTGGTGGATCACCGCCGGGAAGCTCGCCCGTTCCCTCCGCCGCCTCGGCCAATACGGGGTGTTCATGGCACGCCGCCTTTCGGAGGCGGGTACGAACCGCCCTTCCGGGGAGGCGGACGCGGCCTTTCCCCGGTACGTGCGGAGTCTTTTGCGGGCGGCGGAGGAGATCGTAGAGGCGTTTCTCGTCGCAGAAGCGACGCCCCTCCTCCGCGTACACGAGGAGGGGCGTACGTTCGGCTTTCCCGCGGAAGGGGAAGACCTCCCTGGGGCTTACGGCACCTTTCTCGTCTGTGCAAGGGAGGTCGTCACCGAGATGTACGAAGACGTTCGCGCCTACTTGGCTGAGGCGGGGCGGACAGAGGCGGGAGGGATTCCTCTATTCCCTTCCCGTGATGTCCTGACGCATGAAGTAGGCAAAGGAGAGGGCAAAGAGGGCCGCGGCGAGAGCGAAGAGGACGACGACGTGTGGAAGGACGAGGATTAG
- the pstB gene encoding phosphate ABC transporter ATP-binding protein PstB: protein MSPERGERVVFSVRDVDFFYGNKQALFGITLDIPKHRITALIGPSGCGKSTFIRLLNRMNDFIPNTSVRGKILFEGEDIYDPRTDVLALRRRVGMVFQRPNPFPMSIYDNVAYGPRLHGRVSRAELDEIVERSLRWAALWDEVKDRLHESALSLSGGQQQRLVIARALALHPEVLLLDEPTSALDPISTAKIEELLYELKSRLTIVIVTHNMQQAARISDITAFFLNGYLVEVGPTSEIFQRPKKKETEDYVAGRFG from the coding sequence GTGAGCCCAGAACGCGGGGAGCGCGTGGTCTTTTCGGTGCGCGACGTGGACTTCTTTTACGGCAACAAACAGGCCCTCTTCGGCATCACGCTGGACATTCCCAAACACCGGATTACCGCCCTCATCGGCCCGTCGGGTTGCGGGAAGTCGACCTTCATCCGCCTCCTCAACCGCATGAACGACTTCATCCCCAACACGAGCGTCCGCGGGAAAATCCTCTTCGAAGGCGAGGACATCTACGACCCGCGCACGGACGTGCTTGCCCTGCGTCGGCGCGTGGGCATGGTGTTCCAACGCCCGAACCCCTTTCCCATGAGCATCTACGACAACGTCGCCTATGGACCCCGTTTGCACGGGCGCGTATCTCGCGCGGAACTCGACGAGATCGTCGAACGCAGCCTGCGGTGGGCGGCTCTGTGGGACGAGGTGAAGGATCGGCTTCACGAGTCGGCCCTTTCCCTCTCCGGCGGACAGCAGCAGCGGCTCGTGATCGCCCGCGCCTTGGCCTTGCATCCGGAAGTCCTCCTCCTCGACGAGCCCACGTCGGCGTTGGACCCCATCTCCACGGCCAAGATCGAAGAGCTCCTCTACGAACTCAAGTCGCGCCTTACGATCGTGATCGTGACGCACAACATGCAGCAGGCGGCGCGCATTTCCGACATCACTGCCTTTTTTCTCAACGGCTATCTCGTGGAGGTCGGCCCGACCTCGGAAATCTTCCAAAGGCCGAAGAAGAAAGAGACGGAGGACTACGTCGCCGGCCGCTTTGGTTGA
- the pstB gene encoding phosphate ABC transporter ATP-binding protein PstB: protein MKRAATLERELEGVWDAPLAVGQVSLSTRELSIYYGRTLAVDRVSLEFRKGYVTALIGPSGSGKSTYLRALNRMNDTIPDVRTEGQILYRGVDINRPDVDVRFVRTRIGMVWQRPNPFNKSIYENIAYALRFHGVRDRAELDARVEESLRRAALWDEVKDRLHQSALSLSGGQQQRLCIARTIAVEPEVILFDEPASALDPISTAKIEELLYELKKEYTIVIVTHNLQQAARVSDYTAFFLEGRLVEFAPTREIFTRPKDKRTEDYVTGRFG, encoded by the coding sequence ATGAAGCGTGCGGCCACCCTCGAACGGGAACTGGAGGGCGTTTGGGACGCCCCACTCGCCGTAGGCCAGGTGAGCTTGAGCACGCGGGAGTTGTCCATCTACTACGGACGAACCCTGGCCGTCGACCGCGTGAGCTTGGAATTTCGGAAGGGATACGTGACGGCGCTCATCGGCCCGTCCGGTTCGGGGAAGTCCACCTACCTCCGGGCGCTCAACCGGATGAACGACACGATCCCCGACGTGCGTACGGAAGGGCAGATCCTCTACCGCGGCGTGGACATCAACCGCCCGGACGTCGACGTGCGCTTCGTGCGGACGCGCATCGGCATGGTCTGGCAGCGCCCCAATCCGTTCAACAAGTCGATCTACGAGAACATCGCCTACGCCCTCCGCTTCCACGGCGTCCGCGATCGGGCGGAGCTCGACGCGCGCGTAGAGGAAAGCCTCCGTCGGGCAGCCCTGTGGGATGAGGTGAAGGATCGGCTTCACCAGTCGGCCCTTTCCCTCTCCGGCGGACAACAGCAGCGGCTGTGCATCGCCCGGACGATTGCCGTGGAACCCGAGGTCATCCTCTTCGACGAACCCGCCTCCGCCCTCGACCCCATCTCCACGGCCAAGATCGAAGAGCTCCTCTACGAGCTCAAGAAGGAATACACGATCGTCATCGTCACCCACAATCTCCAGCAGGCGGCCCGCGTCTCCGACTATACGGCGTTCTTCCTCGAAGGGCGACTCGTCGAGTTCGCTCCGACGCGGGAGATCTTCACCCGTCCGAAGGACAAGCGGACGGAGGACTACGTCACGGGACGTTTCGGCTGA
- the pstA gene encoding phosphate ABC transporter permease PstA — MSPKTADRIATVVFSVIATFFVVLLLGLLGYIFYRGLPVIDWHFLTSPPKTMEAGGGVGIQLFNTVYVLVLSLLITVPLGVGGGIYLAEFARRGPFTELVRLAVEVLASLPSIVVGLFGFLVFVYYTGWKFTLLGGALALTIFNLPLIVRVTEDALRAVPRDQREASLALGVTRWHTVVHVLLPSAVPGILTGIILASGRAFGEAAALMFTAGMTTLPLDFSNWDLFSPSSPLSPMRPGEVLSVHIWKLNAESLVPDRLRISDGASALLVLVVLLYNVFARWLGRAFYRRLTASE, encoded by the coding sequence ATCTCTCCTAAGACTGCCGACCGCATCGCTACGGTGGTCTTCAGCGTGATCGCCACCTTCTTCGTCGTCCTCCTCCTCGGCCTTTTGGGGTACATCTTTTACCGCGGCTTGCCCGTCATCGACTGGCACTTCCTCACCTCTCCGCCTAAGACTATGGAGGCCGGCGGGGGCGTAGGGATTCAGCTCTTCAACACGGTGTACGTGCTCGTCCTTTCCCTCCTCATCACCGTTCCCCTCGGGGTAGGCGGCGGGATCTACCTCGCCGAATTCGCCCGCCGAGGCCCGTTTACGGAACTCGTCCGCCTCGCCGTCGAAGTCCTCGCCTCGCTTCCGAGCATCGTCGTAGGGCTTTTCGGGTTCCTCGTCTTCGTCTACTACACGGGGTGGAAGTTTACCCTGCTGGGCGGCGCCCTGGCGCTTACGATCTTCAACCTCCCGCTCATCGTCCGGGTGACGGAGGACGCCCTTCGCGCCGTCCCGCGCGACCAGAGGGAGGCGAGCCTCGCCCTGGGCGTGACGCGTTGGCACACCGTCGTTCACGTCCTTCTTCCTTCGGCGGTACCGGGGATTCTCACCGGGATCATCCTCGCATCGGGTCGGGCCTTCGGCGAGGCGGCGGCGCTCATGTTTACGGCGGGGATGACCACGCTCCCCCTCGACTTTTCGAATTGGGACCTCTTTTCTCCGAGCTCTCCGCTTTCTCCGATGCGTCCCGGGGAAGTCCTCTCCGTGCACATTTGGAAGCTCAACGCGGAATCCCTCGTACCTGACCGCCTGCGCATCTCGGACGGGGCCTCGGCGCTCCTCGTCCTCGTCGTGCTCCTCTACAACGTCTTCGCCCGTTGGCTCGGCCGTGCCTTCTACCGGCGCCTCACGGCGTCGGAGTAG
- the pstC gene encoding phosphate ABC transporter permease subunit PstC has protein sequence MSDGRRKSASRRRVDLFRELQEKLGFLYLAASVALVLLVAGAVYFFIFYQGILPFTRYRLSLVEFLSTTWSPLGSPPQYGALAFLYGSAVVTLGAALLATPLSLGAAIFVAEIAPRWGDRILTPVLEILVGIPSVVYGYIGMRLLVPFVRDHFGGIGYSLFTGILVLTVMILPTVTSVATDALRAVPTEIKHGSYALGATRWQTISRLSLRAALPGLLTAVIFGMARAFGEALAVQMVIGNAPRFPKSLLDPGATITSIITMSMGFAAEGTLEYYVLWTLAVILLLMSALSIFVVRLLGRRRVYA, from the coding sequence ATGTCGGACGGACGTAGGAAATCCGCATCACGGCGGCGGGTAGACCTCTTCCGCGAACTCCAGGAAAAGCTCGGCTTCTTGTACCTCGCTGCGAGCGTCGCCCTCGTCCTTCTCGTCGCAGGGGCGGTGTACTTTTTCATTTTTTACCAGGGAATCCTCCCGTTTACCCGCTACCGCCTCTCGCTGGTGGAGTTCTTGTCGACGACGTGGAGCCCCCTCGGGAGTCCGCCGCAGTACGGCGCCCTCGCCTTTCTCTACGGTTCGGCCGTCGTCACGTTGGGTGCCGCGCTCTTGGCGACGCCCCTCAGCTTGGGTGCGGCCATTTTTGTGGCGGAAATTGCCCCCCGGTGGGGGGACCGGATCCTCACGCCGGTTCTTGAGATTCTCGTCGGGATCCCCTCGGTCGTCTACGGCTACATCGGCATGCGCCTCCTCGTCCCCTTCGTGCGGGATCACTTCGGGGGCATCGGCTACAGCCTGTTTACGGGGATTCTCGTCCTCACGGTGATGATCCTCCCCACTGTGACGAGCGTGGCCACGGACGCCTTGCGGGCCGTTCCTACGGAAATTAAGCATGGTTCTTACGCGCTGGGCGCGACGCGCTGGCAGACGATTTCCCGCCTCTCCCTTCGCGCCGCCCTTCCCGGCCTCCTCACGGCCGTGATCTTCGGGATGGCGCGCGCATTCGGAGAGGCTCTGGCGGTACAGATGGTCATCGGGAACGCCCCGCGTTTCCCCAAGTCGCTCCTCGACCCGGGGGCGACGATCACGAGCATCATCACGATGAGCATGGGCTTTGCCGCAGAGGGAACGCTGGAATACTACGTCCTCTGGACGTTGGCGGTGATCCTCCTCCTCATGTCCGCTCTGTCCATCTTTGTCGTTCGCCTTCTCGGTAGGAGGAGGGTGTACGCATGA
- a CDS encoding phosphate ABC transporter substrate-binding protein, with amino-acid sequence MSKRIAVLLLAVVFLFGAGLAGCGGQKTSQEPAKSNQTTGTTTPSQQEPKKDELSGSITAGGATALQPLVQAAAEAFMKKHPNVKITVQGGGSGTGLSKVIEGAFDIGNSDIFCEEKKELKEQGKCNDLVDHKVAVVVMAAVANKDAGVDNLTKQQLVDIFTGKITNWKDVGGKDLKITVIGRPEGSGTRATFKKYALGGQEEKAEMQTDSSGEIKEKIASTSGAIGYLATSYVKPEDTKIVALKIDGVAPTKENVVENKYTIWAYEHMYTKGQPTGVVKAFLDYIMTDPEVQGPGGIVEKQGYIPTKDMKVERDVEGKVTPKK; translated from the coding sequence ATGTCCAAACGCATCGCGGTACTTCTCCTGGCGGTCGTCTTCCTCTTCGGCGCGGGGCTTGCGGGTTGCGGCGGACAGAAAACGTCCCAGGAACCCGCAAAGAGCAATCAAACCACCGGAACCACGACCCCGAGCCAGCAGGAACCCAAGAAGGACGAGCTGAGCGGGAGCATCACGGCGGGCGGGGCTACGGCCCTTCAGCCGCTCGTTCAGGCGGCGGCGGAAGCCTTCATGAAGAAGCACCCGAACGTCAAGATCACGGTACAGGGCGGCGGAAGCGGCACGGGACTCTCCAAGGTGATCGAGGGCGCCTTCGACATCGGGAACTCCGACATCTTCTGCGAGGAGAAGAAGGAGCTTAAGGAGCAAGGGAAGTGCAACGACCTCGTCGACCACAAGGTCGCCGTCGTCGTCATGGCCGCTGTGGCGAACAAGGATGCGGGTGTCGACAACCTGACGAAGCAGCAACTCGTGGACATCTTCACGGGCAAGATCACGAACTGGAAAGACGTCGGCGGTAAGGACCTCAAGATCACCGTGATCGGACGTCCGGAGGGTTCGGGGACGCGCGCCACGTTCAAGAAGTACGCCCTGGGCGGCCAGGAAGAAAAGGCGGAAATGCAGACGGACTCCAGCGGGGAGATCAAGGAAAAGATCGCGTCCACCTCGGGAGCCATCGGCTACCTCGCTACGAGCTACGTGAAGCCCGAAGACACGAAGATCGTCGCGCTCAAGATCGACGGCGTGGCCCCGACGAAGGAAAATGTCGTCGAGAACAAGTACACGATCTGGGCTTACGAGCACATGTACACGAAGGGCCAGCCTACGGGCGTCGTCAAGGCCTTCCTCGACTACATCATGACGGATCCGGAAGTTCAGGGTCCGGGAGGAATCGTGGAAAAACAAGGCTACATCCCCACGAAGGACATGAAGGTCGAGCGTGACGTGGAGGGGAAGGTAACTCCGAAGAAGTAA
- the gap gene encoding type I glyceraldehyde-3-phosphate dehydrogenase, translated as MVRVAINGMGRIGRLVLRRMLTHTDLDVVAVNASYPPETIAHLVKYDTVHGRFSEEIRVEGDVLHVAGRSIRKLGDRDPERLPWGELGVDIVVEATGAFTDREGAEKHLRAGAKRVVITAPAKGEDATLVIGVNHETYDPEKHRIISNASCTTNGLAPVAKVLHEVFGIEQGIMTTVHAYTSDQRLLDNPHPKDLRRARGAALAMVPTTTGAAKAIGKVIPELDGKLTGIAVRVPVPNVSLIDLFVVLKREVTKEEVNAALRAAAEEGPLRGILGYTEEPLVSSDFNGEERSSIVDGLSTLAFGRTAKVMSWYDNEWGYSARVVDLVSYIAARDAEYARSGGSVSLPEQAGV; from the coding sequence ATGGTACGGGTTGCCATCAACGGCATGGGACGGATCGGTCGGCTAGTACTCAGGCGGATGCTCACGCACACGGACCTCGACGTCGTCGCGGTAAACGCCTCGTATCCGCCGGAGACGATAGCGCACCTCGTGAAGTACGACACCGTACACGGGCGCTTTTCCGAGGAGATCCGTGTAGAAGGGGACGTCCTCCACGTGGCCGGGCGCTCGATCCGGAAGCTCGGCGACCGCGATCCCGAGCGCCTCCCGTGGGGGGAGTTGGGCGTCGACATCGTCGTGGAGGCCACGGGAGCGTTTACGGATCGGGAAGGCGCAGAAAAGCACCTTCGGGCCGGTGCAAAGCGCGTGGTGATCACGGCTCCGGCAAAGGGTGAAGATGCGACCCTCGTGATCGGGGTGAACCACGAGACCTACGATCCGGAAAAGCATCGCATCATCTCCAACGCGTCGTGCACGACGAACGGTTTGGCGCCGGTAGCCAAGGTCCTCCACGAGGTCTTCGGCATCGAACAGGGGATCATGACCACCGTGCACGCGTACACGTCCGACCAGAGGCTGCTCGACAACCCCCACCCCAAGGACCTTAGGCGGGCGCGGGGTGCGGCCTTGGCCATGGTTCCCACGACGACGGGTGCGGCAAAGGCGATCGGTAAGGTCATTCCCGAACTCGACGGCAAGCTCACGGGGATTGCGGTGCGCGTTCCCGTGCCCAACGTGTCCCTCATCGACCTCTTCGTCGTCCTAAAGCGCGAGGTGACAAAAGAAGAGGTAAACGCGGCGTTGCGTGCGGCGGCCGAGGAAGGGCCGCTTCGCGGGATTTTGGGCTACACGGAAGAGCCGCTCGTCTCTTCGGACTTCAACGGAGAGGAGCGTTCGAGCATCGTAGACGGCTTGTCCACGCTCGCCTTCGGGCGTACCGCCAAGGTGATGTCCTGGTACGACAACGAGTGGGGGTACTCGGCGCGCGTCGTCGACCTCGTCTCGTACATCGCGGCTCGGGACGCCGAGTACGCGCGTTCGGGTGGAAGCGTCAGCCTTCCGGAACAGGCTGGAGTGTGA
- a CDS encoding lytic transglycosylase domain-containing protein encodes MRVRGVWAFFLSGIGLVLLAGALRTTTCRDLVYPLPYREELVRAARMAQVDPALVAAVAAAESRFRPERRSERGAIGLMQIMEETARDVASRQGIPAPTSTELENPATNLLFGALYLRYLLDRYEGDLDLALMAYNAGPGRVDRWDELHRPTKAKKARIGETRHFVARVKFLYRGYATWGQFSNADFRRPTVLESASGALEGER; translated from the coding sequence GTGCGCGTTCGCGGGGTGTGGGCGTTTTTCCTTTCGGGAATTGGTTTGGTCCTCCTCGCGGGCGCTCTCCGGACGACGACCTGCCGCGATCTCGTCTACCCCTTGCCCTACCGCGAAGAGCTCGTCCGCGCTGCCCGAATGGCGCAGGTGGACCCAGCTCTTGTCGCGGCCGTCGCCGCCGCCGAAAGCCGCTTTCGCCCGGAGCGCCGCTCCGAACGCGGGGCCATTGGCCTCATGCAGATCATGGAGGAAACCGCGCGCGACGTCGCGTCGCGGCAGGGGATTCCCGCCCCCACTTCTACCGAACTCGAAAACCCCGCGACAAACCTCTTGTTCGGCGCGCTGTACTTGCGCTACCTCCTCGACCGCTATGAGGGGGACCTCGACCTCGCCCTCATGGCCTACAATGCGGGCCCCGGGCGCGTCGACCGCTGGGATGAGCTTCACCGCCCAACGAAGGCGAAAAAGGCCCGCATAGGGGAGACGCGGCATTTCGTGGCCCGCGTGAAGTTCCTCTACCGCGGGTACGCCACGTGGGGACAATTTTCGAACGCGGATTTCCGTAGACCTACGGTCTTGGAGAGTGCGAGCGGGGCTTTGGAGGGGGAGAGGTAA
- the coaE gene encoding dephospho-CoA kinase (Dephospho-CoA kinase (CoaE) performs the final step in coenzyme A biosynthesis.) has translation MLRVALTGGIAAGKSTVGRILEERGFPVLDADVVAREVVRPGEPLLEAVVSRFGPDILLPDGTLDRRRLGALVFSDDAARRALEELLHPEIRRRIRVWLGALASAPSPPRAAVVLVPLLFEAAWESEFDWIATVEVPREVQLRRLVERDGLGEEEALARIRAQLPPEERILRAHVFFENGGTHEDLVRQVDAFVSALHRRFA, from the coding sequence GTGCTGCGCGTCGCCCTCACGGGAGGAATTGCCGCGGGCAAGAGCACCGTGGGGCGGATCCTTGAGGAGCGCGGGTTTCCCGTCTTGGACGCGGACGTCGTCGCCCGGGAGGTCGTCCGTCCCGGCGAACCCCTCCTCGAAGCCGTCGTGAGTCGCTTCGGCCCCGACATCCTCCTCCCCGACGGGACCTTGGATCGCCGCCGCCTCGGGGCGCTCGTCTTTTCCGACGACGCCGCACGCCGCGCCCTTGAAGAACTCCTCCATCCGGAGATCCGCCGCCGGATTCGCGTATGGCTCGGAGCGCTCGCAAGCGCGCCATCCCCTCCTCGCGCCGCCGTCGTCCTCGTCCCCCTCCTCTTCGAAGCCGCTTGGGAATCGGAGTTCGATTGGATCGCCACCGTGGAGGTTCCCCGAGAAGTCCAGCTTCGGCGGCTCGTGGAGCGCGACGGTTTGGGCGAGGAGGAAGCCCTCGCGAGGATTCGCGCGCAACTTCCGCCCGAAGAACGCATCTTGCGGGCCCACGTCTTTTTCGAAAACGGAGGGACGCACGAAGATCTCGTTCGCCAGGTCGACGCTTTCGTTTCCGCCCTGCACCGCCGTTTCGCGTGA
- the mutM gene encoding DNA-formamidopyrimidine glycosylase gives MPELPEVETIRRILDERFRGARLVDLKVRCPRLLRRPETPEDLASALVGRTLRGVDRRGKYLLFRWADEARGHELVLVSHLRMEGRYREASPRDPWKKHTHLAFFFADGRVLAYDDVRKFGTFDLLEEDELSSFPPLQKLGPEPFAPEFTPQILAERLARAGRRPLKSALLAQDVVAGLGNIYADEALFRARLHPLRPAGSLSSDEVARLWAAVREVLADGLAAGGASVRSYHALEEAGKFQLRLSVYGREGLPCPVCGTPVRKLRVGGRGTHVCPVCQPLSLSSEVAPGASERG, from the coding sequence TTGCCTGAGCTTCCGGAAGTCGAGACGATCCGCCGGATTTTGGACGAGCGCTTTCGCGGGGCGCGCCTCGTCGACCTCAAAGTCCGCTGCCCCCGCCTCCTTCGCCGTCCCGAAACGCCTGAGGATCTCGCCTCCGCCCTCGTCGGCCGGACGCTCAGAGGCGTAGACCGTCGGGGGAAGTACCTCCTCTTTCGCTGGGCGGACGAAGCGCGTGGGCACGAACTCGTCCTCGTCTCGCACCTGCGCATGGAGGGGCGCTATCGGGAAGCTTCCCCCCGAGACCCGTGGAAGAAGCACACCCACCTCGCCTTCTTCTTCGCCGACGGGCGCGTCCTCGCGTACGACGACGTCCGCAAGTTCGGGACATTCGACCTCCTCGAGGAGGACGAGCTTTCCTCCTTTCCGCCGCTCCAAAAGCTCGGTCCGGAACCCTTTGCTCCCGAATTCACGCCCCAAATTCTGGCGGAGCGCCTCGCCCGCGCGGGGCGAAGGCCTCTCAAATCCGCCCTCCTCGCCCAGGATGTCGTCGCCGGCCTCGGAAACATCTACGCCGACGAAGCCCTCTTTCGCGCCCGGCTTCACCCGCTCCGGCCGGCCGGAAGCCTCTCTTCGGACGAAGTCGCCCGCCTCTGGGCCGCCGTACGGGAGGTCCTCGCCGACGGCCTCGCCGCCGGCGGAGCTTCGGTCCGTTCCTACCACGCCTTGGAGGAAGCGGGGAAATTTCAGCTCCGGCTGAGCGTCTACGGTCGGGAGGGGCTTCCCTGTCCCGTGTGCGGCACACCTGTCCGCAAGCTGCGCGTAGGCGGTCGCGGCACGCACGTCTGTCCTGTCTGTCAGCCCCTTTCTCTTTCGTCCGAGGTCGCACCCGGTGCGTCGGAAAGGGGGTGA